In Prinia subflava isolate CZ2003 ecotype Zambia chromosome 1, Cam_Psub_1.2, whole genome shotgun sequence, the DNA window TCACATCTTCCATCAATTCTCCAAATTCCATCAAGTTCAAATTCTGGTCATGCTTCTTGCCCTGAAGCCTCACTAATCCAGCATAGCAATCATTCAGCTCCTTCCCTAGGGCctgctttgaagaaaaaaataggacaAAAAAGCCCTTTCAAGACCTAGCAGCAGAGTTCCTTGGAGTCAGAGGTTGCAGCTGAGGAAGGGCTGCTCCCCACATTCATGCAGTtggagctgtgcagagggacacatttttaaagcaagtgCACAGTCTCTTATAATGTGCCATAAAGCAGAGATGCCCTCCTGCCTTGTTTCCTTAGAAGGTGGAGAGCATTTTTTTTATACTGAGTGCACATTATTTTATGGGAATATTGGCACTGCTCTATAGCTATGTCTGGGGTTGGGGTGGAAGGGGGGCTGTGATGGGAGCAGGAGtgcttttctttgtctttgctGACTGTGGCATCTACACTAAACGCTCATTCCAATTTAGGAGTCAAAGAAGCTgagaaaaattaacaaaattaaacaGTGGCTATCTGGTTTAGATAccacagtaaaaaagaaaaaaacaataaatgtGAACTTGACAGAGAGCAATGCAGAAAAAGGAACAGAGGTGAAGAGGCATTTTGTGGATTAAAAACTGTTGCCATAAAGATTTAACTGAAACCCCTATAAAAGCTCCCATTCAACatgtaaaaaaaggaaaataaataggaGTAGAAATTAAGCAAGTGTAAAAATAAACTGATTCAAGACAACAGATGCTACCAAAATTCTCGTGCCAGTATTGAGTTCTCTGAGTCTTTCATCTTAAATACCGTTTtaacagaatcacaaaatcactgGTAAGGTTGGCAgagaccacagtgggtcatctggtccatCCTTCTTGCTCAAGCAGAGTCATCCTACAGTTCATTGCACAGGATTGTATCCAGACAGTCCTAGAATACCTTCAgggagggagactccacaacgTCTCTGGGCAATCTTCTCCAGTCCATagtcaccctcacagtaaagacgttcttcctcatattcaggtggaacttcctgtgcacCACTTTCTgcccattccctcttgtcctattgcttggcaccaccaagaagagcctggctctgtcctctTGACCCCTTCCCTTGTGATACTTGCAGACActgatgaggtcccctctcacTCATCTCCCCTTGAGGCTGAGAAGGCCCAGTTGTCCCACCTTCTCCTTGTGAGAGAGTTGCTTCTGTACCCTCATCATCTTTCTTGCCCTCCACTGGACTCATTACAGGGGCTTCATGCCTCTCTCATacagaggagcccagaactggacacagcactccacaTGTGTCCTCACCAGAACTGAGTAGAGGCGTAGGATcacctccctggagctgctggcaatGACCTTTGCTAATGCACTCATTCTGTTTTTTCCtacaaaaacaaatatataataaaacataaCACCTGTCCTACAGCAAGCAACTCTGAATTCTCTAAGGAAAATTAATCTTGGCAGAATACTCTTCAGTTTTACAGTCTTTCCCCATCTCAGGGAAAATTTGGCAACACTTAGCCCTCTTTCCTAAGACATCTGTTCATTCACATAAAAAAACCAGGTTGGACCAGGTTTGCCAACCAAAACATTACCTTCAGAGAAACCAAGgctcttttatttaaaatccaCATGAGAAAATAGTTGTAGAGAGTTCAGTTTCatcatctctctctgttctcATAGCAACCCTGATAAACTGGGCATGAATCCAGAGCTGGGAATTGAATTTACACTTCACAGATTACCTGAACCACAAACCTGCATTGCTTCTTCCCAGGAAGGTTTGTGCATTTTTATGCTTCCATCCCCTAGAGCTGGGCAGGCACATGcatcagctgtgcctgtgccagtgcaTGGAGGCGTCTGCAGTTCTCTCCTGGGAAGCTGTTCCTCTTCTGCCTGCTGAGAACAGATCCATGCCAGGACTGGCAGGAAGCACAGAAGTCACTGTCAGGCCCTTCCCTCTGTCTCTGAGTCACTGGGAATCTGCACAGATTGAGCACCAGGGCAGGATCAGGGATCTTCTCACCTCCAGTGTGGAGGGACTATTTCTTCCAGCATGACTCCTGGTGACAGTGCCCTGCAGACCTGGAGAGGCTTTTCCTGCACTGGCTTGACCCAGCAAGAACTCAAGGCTCATCTCTCCTGAAACCCTTGAGCAAGAAGATGGAAACACAATGGGCAGTGTCCAAACCAACAGAGCAGCAATAATCACTAACCAAGGGCATGAACCAAGGAACAAAGGAAGATTCTGCATTTTTGCCTCAGAGGTCCACATGAAATCTTTTTGAAAGGCAGGAGATTTTCTTTAATATCAACCAGTGTGGTGCAGAGAGAACTATTTTCTCATGGGACATACAGAGTGCATTGCGGGAGGGAAGGTGTGGTGTGAAAAAGGGGGTTAAAATGCAGGGATGGTTGAAGCACTGCCGAGGATAGGCAGGTAAGAGCCAGAGGGAATGTGACTTCCTGAGGGAACTGTCAGGCatggctggcagcagcaaactcaaaaagaaaaaatgttgtgGGGCAATGGAAACCATGGAGGGGCTGAAAATGTAAAGGGAATATTCTGTGAAAGTTCCCTGGGCTCACACATACTCAGGGCAAATGGGCAATTGTTAAGTAGAATATTTTGCCACATCTATTCCCTCAGCATCACAAATACAGGCAAGACCTCACCCATGGTTTTTGGGAATTACGCTGGGAGGGTCCAAAGGAGCTGAAACATGTTCCCCCAGTCACTGGAATGGGCTGTGTCTTAGCAAAAACAATACCCAATTAAATCACAGCAGACAGAAACCTGATGATAAAGGAAAGATTTGTGGAGGTGAGGAGGTAACGTTGGAGGTTGGTTTAGATAAAACTCATGCCTGAAACCATGAGAGATGAAGCATTTGCATCAAGATAATCATGAAATTATGTGATTTCCTGCAATCACAGTCATGGTTCCCAACTTTTTGCAGCTCCCTTTCTGTTCACATACATTTCTTTCCAttgtctttcctctttccttttctatctCTCTTTCCATGAATTCTGAGTAGGATAttctgtttttaagaaaatctcCCAGCCTTCCAACCCAGAACTATACTTACCTAAAAGCTGAAAATCTTAAGCCAAACAATGCTAAACACAGCTTTAAGGAGAGAATTTCTCAAGTGTGGGCAGTTTCAATGATTTTTAATCATCTTGACAttcatataaaaaaattaaactttcaaGTGCCAGAAAATATGCCACATGAAATTCTATTAATTTTAAGATATACAAGACCAGTGTTAAAAACCTTTACATTTATAACTTTCAGCATTTGAAAAGCCATTTCTAAGCCCCTACTTAGAAGGTAAGTGCAAATAATTAGTGTTGTTGCAGAAGagttttacaaaatattttcatggttGTAAGAACATTTTAACCAATATAGTCTGTATTGTTTTCTGATTTCCTACAAcagttgattttgtttattggCATTAATTTAACCTAAAGATATTTATTCAGCCAGTTGATCAtatcctttcttccttcctcaaTATAAGGTTTATCTTGAGGATTGATATCTTCTCTTTTGCGATGCACAAACCCATGTGTCTGTCCAGGGTAAATTTTAACTTCATAATCAACTTTACAGTTTTGTTTAAGCTTCTGCTCCAATGAGGTGACCTGTAACACAGAACATTCTATGTTGGCTGAGTACAAAGTTAACATGTTCTATATTTACAGTCCCAAAATTGTCCtcaatttttacttttctgaaagACAGACATAGTTTATCCTTGCcactgttttctcttctgctaaTTTTATACCTAAATGCATGTCTGTTGATGCACTTGCTTTATTTAACtaggattttttccccagtaaaaTACCAGCATGTGACtgtataaaatgtaaaaaaatatgaTATGGATTGCTATTAATACttgtaaaggaaaaaacctaCTGCTGAGCATCATGAGAAGGTTATCATGTAGTGAACACTGTATGAGTTGCTGCTGATAGGCCTcacataaaagaaaatggagcaagagtttaaattaatttgaaattgaGGCAAAATCAGCAGTTCAAAGTGACTGGAATTTCTGctaggaaaattaaaaccaaCATCACTCAATAAAAATGCGTTTCTCTTTGATCCCCTTGGCAGATAATTATCTTTCTTCAATCATTCTCCTCTCAGGCTCCAGAGAAAGGCTGTTGACAGAGTAATAGAAAGGAGAATCTCAGGAcagtggaaaaaggaaagggataGCCACAGAATCTTTTTAATTCTCCTGCAACAAGTGATTCCATTGGAACAGGCATTTTATGAACCATTGGTATCACTAAAAAGGGTCTCCTATCTTAAACTTGTCAAAAGGCTTTCTTTGGATTCTTGGTCTTTTCCTAGGAACTGatgaaaatcatccaaattttcaaacaggaacagaaaatatttttagtgtcATGGTAAAACTTTTTGATTTGGGGATAAACAACATAAATTCACGTAGAAGTAGTGTAAGATTcagtgaaagagaaagaaaaatgcaaataagttttctactttttgttcattaaaaaacaaattacaaaaCAAGCatgaaaagcattaaaaaggCAAATATCTGTGATGGGAAACTCACCTGCTCCAATGGAATGATGTCATCCTTCTCACCAAAAATGAAGAAAGTAGGATGCAGCAAACTGTGTTTGTCCTCAAAACGGCTGATCACTCctaaggaagaagaaaacatacATCCAATAAGTTATGCCACCTAAAGTAGTTAAACACTACAAGATCTATACAGTGAAACTTGGAGACATTTCATCAGTTACAGCTGATCACTTTGTAATGGAATTTAACACACTCTGCTTAAAAGTCCCTTCTGTTGTGGAATGTGGGCAATGTCATTAAAGGTAACATCAGTTGTGTGAAAAAGAAACCAGAGACCagttctgggggaaaaaaagcagggaagaaTTGTTACACTTGCCCCATTTTTGTGGGTTGCTTAGAGCAACTGCTTCTGAGACCCTGTTAGAGACAGGGTTCTGTGAGAGATGGACACTTTGGAACTGCTCACCTCTGGCTTGGGAAGACCATTTTTAAGATAACTGTAAATATTCATCATTCCACATACATGGCTACAATTTCAGTGTACATATATTTACACTGATATGGTTCCACGACAAACTGGCATTGTAATTTTGACTattcaaatatatttgaatAAAAGTTACAGTAGAACTAACCAACCTGGCTACCCTTTTCATTCCTGAGATTAttacaacaaaaaaagtaaaatattagcAAGTAACACTGTTGAATTGACTCAACTGATCAGCATATCAGTGCAGCAAAACAATCCCAAAATTCTTTCTGGAAAAATACCTTCAATTTGCTTTCACCTCTAATTAATAAAAGTTGGTCTGGGTTCTGTAGAAGTACAGAGgttaatacaaaaatataaaaggcAGCACAAATGCATTGAGTAATGTGTGAGAGTCCAGGGTTAAAACAGAGAGTTAAAAATGGTTCCTATTAGTAATGAGGGACCACTCTCTAAAAGAGATAAAAGATGTGCTTAGAAGCTCTTTTGTCATCACCAGCCAAGGGGAACCTCAGCCACAGTGAGGTCATGGCACTTGGCACTATGTTCACAGATGTGATCCTGGTCATGCCACTCTCTATATGCATAGATCTTGCTGATACACTGAAGTGTAAAAATGTGAGTGTGCAAAATCAAATCACTTATAgattatttataataaaatcACCTTGTTCCACTGGATGTCACACTGAACTTTGTTACAGCAATAGCCCTACAGAATTGCCTCCTGCACTGGTATTCTGCTCAGAATGCAGCAGGTATTTCAGGCTTACCATAGAGGGACACTCCGGTCTTTAAATGAGGATTTTTCAGCATCAGATGTTGCACTGCTGCTCCACCCCAGCAAAACCCAATGACACCAATCTTCTTTGCACCACATTGGTCCTTTAGATACTTGAGGACGACATCAACTTCTCTGAGACAGGCAAATGAAAGGGAATTAAGGCTCTAGCCCTGTTTCTCTGGTCTCCttggtggctgctgctcagagacTGGGTGGGCATCAGTCTGCTTCTGGGATGGAGTGACTGTCTTTGCACCACTCctggtttttctctttcccttacTTATCCAGTTGTCTCTATCTCAGCCCATGAGATTGCTTTGTTTCCCTTATTCCGTCTCCTGTTTCTCAGGTGGGAGTGAGTGAGTGGTAGTCCAGGTtgttggctgctggctggggtcaACCCACAACACTGCTTTATTGTTATTCATTTGTAAAGTACAAGACAAACTCCAGGGGAgaagacaaaggagaaaatCAGTCTCCCAAATCATTGTTACTAGGACATGAGGTGATTTATGAACAGCAGTCCAATTAATTTCACAAATAGCAGTAGTTACCATATAGGCTAACACAAAAGTTTGAGACACACAGCCAGTCAAGAACATCCTGTTGTCACAAATGTGGCTTATATGCAAATCATCTCTCACAAGGatgacaaatattttataaaactgTGAAAGCAAATTTGAAAGTGTTTTGTCTAAATCAGCAGTTACTTTATGCAATCAAGCTATGTGTCAGATAAAACtggggaaaatacagaaaagtgGGAAAGCAGTATGCTTTGAACAACTGTGATCTGATGGGGAGCAGAAGAAATGTTCCCTTGTTACATAGTGTGTGCATTTACACCCTATCTAAAATCCATGGAACTTGTGTGCCTTTCTGAGGGATGGAAGTGGCTGGAGTGAGCTGAATTTTCTAGCCTCTGCtggttcttttcttttgagTTATTCACTTTGCTTCTACTTTCTGTACAGACAAACACTGGCACTTTTATTCTTTAAATGTCTACTTTTATCCCTAAAGCACCACTCACATAACCATGTGTTTGTCCCATGAGCTGCATGAAATTCGTATTTGTGGACATCCAGCTATATTTGACCCACTAGTAACTTAGCAtctaattttacattttcactGAGGCAAAAATTCCTATGAAATACGGATGTCCCCTCAGTGGACAAGGAACAATGGCTGTACTTGTCTGTTTTGCCAGCATCTCGTGTTTTCACCCAGTCATTGAAAGATGCCCAGTCATTAGAAGGTTTCCAAGCTTCTTGTCCCACAAAAAAATCTGGGCAGATGGCTCTgcaagaaatatgaaaatattttatgtccATGACATCATACTGGAAAAGGATTAAAGGGAAAACCATATGTACAACACAACAAATTCATTTTGCTGAATGCATAGTACTTAACCCACACCAAAGCATCATACCAGCAACCCTCAATAATTTTCTACATCTAATAAGAAGACAGTATAATTTCCAGTTACATTTTGCCCTGTTAAAATTCATTACTTAATTTGATAAATAGTTAACTGTAACTGAAAATCCTCAGTGATTTTCTAccaaacttaaaaaaagaaatctaaaaccAAAGCAAAGAAACTGCAATTTACACGGTACATATGTTTAGCCTAGAAGGAATACTAACACAGTAATGCAGGAAAGAGGATACTCAACGTGCTTTTCACATATTTGAGAGTTTGTTTCTCTATTTGGCACAGGCTAGTGCACTTTGCCTTCATAGAAAGATCTTCAGCTTCTTTGGAATTTTTGCCATAACAGCCAAGTTGcacagaggcagggaggcagcaggctGCTTAAGGCTCATGGAGGATGAAAGatgcaaaacaagaaaattttgtttcctctctgtTCTTCTGTGCTTGTCTACTAACTCATTATGGTAAgaacactcttttttttttttttagacttaTTTCACTATTTTATCAGAAAGCTCCTTGGAGAAAGGGGTAAAGAATGACTGTGAAATTATTTGTGTTTGTATGGTTTAtatgaaaacaggaaacagtTCAACAAACTTTCTTATTATT includes these proteins:
- the CMBL gene encoding carboxymethylenebutenolidase homolog, translating into MANESRPCPCDIGDRFDYGGRGQEVQVGHIKAYVCKPPASTDRAVIVIHDIFGWQLPNTRYIADMLTANGYIAICPDFFVGQEAWKPSNDWASFNDWVKTRDAGKTDKEVDVVLKYLKDQCGAKKIGVIGFCWGGAAVQHLMLKNPHLKTGVSLYGVISRFEDKHSLLHPTFFIFGEKDDIIPLEQVTSLEQKLKQNCKVDYEVKIYPGQTHGFVHRKREDINPQDKPYIEEGRKDMINWLNKYL